GGCATCCTCTCTTCGGCGCACTTCTTCCAGATCCTCTCAGGCACGGCCTGAGACAGGACGGGAATGGCTGAACCGCGCTTCATCGTCGTCGGGGGTGGTCTGGCCGGCCTGATGGCGACCATCAAGATCGCCGAGGCCGGCGGCAAGGTCGACCTCTTCTCCGTCGTCCCGGTGCGCCGCTCGCATTCAGTGTGCGCGCAGGGCGGCATCAACGGCGCGGTCAACCTCAAGGGCGAGAACGACTCTCCCGAAATCCACTTCGTCGACACGGTGCGCGGCGGCGACTTCCTGGCGCACCAGCCCCTTGCCAAGGCGATGTGCTACGCGGCGCCCAACCTGATCTACCTGATGGATCGGATGGGCGTTCCGTTCAACCGCACCGCCGAAGGCAATCTCGATTTCCGCCGCTTCGGCGGGACCCT
The sequence above is drawn from the Candidatus Polarisedimenticolia bacterium genome and encodes:
- a CDS encoding FAD-binding protein encodes the protein MAEPRFIVVGGGLAGLMATIKIAEAGGKVDLFSVVPVRRSHSVCAQGGINGAVNLKGENDSPEIHFVDTVRGGDFLAHQPLAKAMCYAAPNLIYLMDRMGVPFNRTAEGNLDFRRFGGTLYNRTAFAGATTGQQLLYALDEQVRRYEAEGKVRKLEHWEYVGMVKDDAGVCRGIVAIDM